CCCCGGACGCCCCGGTGCACCACATCTGGAACATCGCGTTCCTCGGAGCGGTGGTCGCCGTGGTGGTGCTGAGGACCCGGAGCGACGTGACCTGGGGTACCCGTGCCCTCGCCGGCGCCACCGTCGTCGCGATGGTCACCCTCGCCGCCGGCTGGCCGGTGGTCAACTACGTCCAGGGCCACTGGGACCTCCATGCCGAGACCCGCTACGCGCTGCCGCTGCTGCCCGTGCTGGCCATGGTGGTGGTCCGCTCCGCCGAGCGATTCGGCATGCTCCTGCTCGGTCTCGTCCTGCCCGCCTCCGCGGCCGCCTGGCAGATCGCCACCCCGACGGTCTGACCGCGCCGGGGTCAGCGCCGCGAGGTGAGGGCGGTCGGGCCCGGGACCGGAGAGCCGGTCAGCTGCAGGTCACCCACGTCGCCGTCGCCGCCGGCCTCCTCGTGGTACTCCTCCTCGACGTTGACCGACCAGACGTCGTGGCGGGCGCCGAGGATGTTCTCGACCGACAGCAGCGCGGTGTACATGGAGTGGTCCTGGTTGTTGTACTTGTGCATGCCGTTGCGCCCCACCGGGTGCACGCCCGCCACCTGCTCCTCCAACCAGCGGCGGATGGTCTCGACGCTGGCCCTGTAGGTGGCGTCGTAGAGCGGGTACGCCTTGGGCATGCGCACCACGTATCCCGCCTCGCAGCGGTCGGCGGCCACCAGGTCGAGCTTCTCCAGCTCGCGCTTGGCGAGCGCGATCAGCTCGCCGTCGGGCGCGGCCCAGAGCGGGTCGCCCTCGGTGACGAAGAACTCCAGGCCCAGGCAGGTCTTTCCGTCCTTCACCAGGTACGGCGACCAGGAGCCGAAGTTCTGGATGCGGCCGACGTTGACGCTGGGGTCGTGGATGTAGATCCAGTTGTCGGGGAAGCTGTGCTCCTCCGGCACCACGATCGCCACGGTGAGGAAGTCGCGGTGGCGCAGGGCGCGCGCCGCCTGCTGCACGGCGGGCGGCGCCGGGGGATCCATCGCCAGCACCAGCTCGCCGAGCGGCATCGAGGAGACGACGTCGGTGGCGGGCAGCCGCACCGGCTGACCGTCGACGCGCGCGGTCACGCCGCACACCCGGCCGTCGTGGTGGTGGACGGCGAGCGCCGGCGCGCTCATGTGCACCGTCGAGCCCGCCCTCTCCACCTTGTCCCTGGCGTACTCCCACATCATCCCGGGGCCGTACTTGGGGTAGTGGAACTCCTCGATGAGGCTGGTGATGTCCTTCTGGTTGCGCCGGGGGAGGACGGCGTTCATCACCGCCTTCATCAGCGACAGGTGCTTGATGCGCTGGGCCGCCCAGTCCGCCTGGATCTCCGTCGCCGGCATCCCCCACACCTTCTCCGTGTACGTCTTGAAGAAGATGCGGTACAGGCGCCAGCCGAAGCGCGCGGCCGTCCACCCCTCGAACGACGTCTGGTCCCGGGGTGGATGGAGGCGCGCCCAGAAGTACGAGAGGAAGCAGCGCGCCGCCTCGACGAGACCCAGTCCCTCGAGCGCGTTGAACGCGCGCAGCGGATAGTCGAACATGCTGCCGCGGTAGTAGATGCGGCTCATCCGCGGTCGCAGCAGGAAGTTCTCCTCGCCGAGGATGTCCAGCCACAGCCTCTCCACGGGCGGCACCTTGGTGAAGAAGCGATGGCCGCCGATGTCGAAGCGCCAGCCGTCGCGCTCGACGGTGCGGGCGATGCCGCCGACCACGTCGTCGGCCTCCAGCGTCGTCGACGTGATGCCGCGGCGGCTCAGCACGTAGGCGGCGGTGAGCCCGGCGGGCCCGGCCCCGATGATGACGACCTCCGGATTCCCGGGGCTCACGGTGCCTGCAGCCACATGGTCCGGGCGATGATACCCGGGGGTGAACTACGATGTCGCGCGATGGTGGGAGCATGAGCGCCGTCGACACCGCCACCGCAGCGGCGGCGTCGCCCACCGGCGGCGAGATCCCGGCGCGTGAGCTGCTGACCCGGTTCCTGTCCGGCTCGGGGGTCGAGATCGGCCCCGGGCACGTGCCCTTCCCGCTGCCCTTCGGCGGCGCCGCGGTGGGCTACGTCGACCGCTGGCAGCCCGAGGACAACCGCAGCCTCTTCCCCGAGCTGGGGGAGGGCGGCGCCGGCTTCGTCCGTCCCGACGTGGTCGCCAACCTCGACACCGACCGGCTGTCGGGCCTGGCCTCCGAGAGCCAGGACTTCGTCATCGCCAGCCACGTCCTCGAGCATCTCGCCGAGCCGCTGGGCCAGCTGGCCGACATCCACCGGGTGCTCCGCCCCGGCGGGGTGGCGCTGATCCTCCTCCCCGACCGCCGCCACACCTTCGATCGCGACCGCGCCCCCACGCCCCTGCACCACCTCGTCCGCGAGCACCGTGAGGGGGTGACGGTGGTGGCCGACGACCACCTCGAGGACTTCCTCCGCGGCACCGGCGGCTGGGACGACACCTGGGACGAGGCCCGGCGCCGCGAGGTCTTCGACCTCCACCGGCGGCGGTCGGTGCACGCTCACA
The DNA window shown above is from Candidatus Dormiibacterota bacterium and carries:
- a CDS encoding methyltransferase domain-containing protein; translated protein: MSAVDTATAAAASPTGGEIPARELLTRFLSGSGVEIGPGHVPFPLPFGGAAVGYVDRWQPEDNRSLFPELGEGGAGFVRPDVVANLDTDRLSGLASESQDFVIASHVLEHLAEPLGQLADIHRVLRPGGVALILLPDRRHTFDRDRAPTPLHHLVREHREGVTVVADDHLEDFLRGTGGWDDTWDEARRREVFDLHRRRSVHAHTWSQEEFCEVVEHTVREMGMRWELLDAVFVEDAPVPFEFGIALRRSAAAGSPEELSGRLRATWGSLACRARAAARTAAAREALRGEAERHRTAAAAAEARLSRLTSLRAYRMALRLHRLLSRVRGGPSGRR
- a CDS encoding NAD(P)/FAD-dependent oxidoreductase translates to MSPGNPEVVIIGAGPAGLTAAYVLSRRGITSTTLEADDVVGGIARTVERDGWRFDIGGHRFFTKVPPVERLWLDILGEENFLLRPRMSRIYYRGSMFDYPLRAFNALEGLGLVEAARCFLSYFWARLHPPRDQTSFEGWTAARFGWRLYRIFFKTYTEKVWGMPATEIQADWAAQRIKHLSLMKAVMNAVLPRRNQKDITSLIEEFHYPKYGPGMMWEYARDKVERAGSTVHMSAPALAVHHHDGRVCGVTARVDGQPVRLPATDVVSSMPLGELVLAMDPPAPPAVQQAARALRHRDFLTVAIVVPEEHSFPDNWIYIHDPSVNVGRIQNFGSWSPYLVKDGKTCLGLEFFVTEGDPLWAAPDGELIALAKRELEKLDLVAADRCEAGYVVRMPKAYPLYDATYRASVETIRRWLEEQVAGVHPVGRNGMHKYNNQDHSMYTALLSVENILGARHDVWSVNVEEEYHEEAGGDGDVGDLQLTGSPVPGPTALTSRR